One Ostrea edulis chromosome 6, xbOstEdul1.1, whole genome shotgun sequence genomic window, TTTCTTTCTTTCATCATATCTAAAGTTACGAAAACAAAACGAACAACAGCACCACCAACACCTAAAGACATTCCAACAACTACTCCAGTACTCGTGATGTCATCAACATCGGTGCAGACTACATCTAACCATTTAGGTAACCCTTTGTATGTCTCTATGATACATTGCAATGTCTACAGttttccattttgaggaaaAGTACTTAAGAATAAAACTGTTGCCAAAATGTTAATAATACAACCCGGAACGTGATCCACCTGGCACTGCATTATACGACATCATCATTTTCATTTCCTCAATCTATCACCTAAATTTCAACACGtgacattaattccacatttacTAACCGTACTTAAAATCTGATTTCCCTTTCATAAGTTggaattattcaaaattacacCTCGggtttaaacacatttaatatcccggCCAATGaaacgaatgaatatgagtCACCATACCTATAATGGATTCCCtaatttcacaaaaaccctcacaaatataaatacatatcaggatccagtaaatgtaCTACCAAGCCCCTATACTTTGCTCCATCAGAAAATGTTACCCGGGTACGTTAAAACAAGTTAGGAgaatgaaaggcaaagataacgtacagtgattgATTTCATAAATCCGTcaaggaatacgaaataaagatATAGGAAAACATTGATCCCtagacacacaagaggtgggatcaggcgcctaggaggagtaagcattccttgtcgaccggtcacattcgcTGTGAGCCTTGTCTTAACCAGGTAAACGTAGTGATCcctagtcaaatcagtgtgccaacaacggcctgacaatcggtatgaaacatgtcaaacaacatttgacacaatgataggttgtaaggGCAAACTAGACCATTATTACGACAACAGAATTTGTGATTTCaagactttaaacgagattattgaaattcctgtaacattaacttgtttgtcagtagcctgccttgattaaaaactgatcacacgCAGACCAAGCTCTTGCTTTTTGAATCAATTAAGacatataaataccatatgtgGGTGATAAcggaatactgctacataaatatgtgaagttggcgatggagaagctgaaatcattttgtttgtcaaaaagttgagtggttagtttgccgttaatattcattttcaataatggattgatatatttatgaagcaatatccAATTATCACCGGTGTATGGTGCAtatgtctctcaactaattcgatactaAGAGCTCATTTTGTTTGGATGCGAGCAGGTTTGTACCAAATTTCAACAAATAGATAAATTCATCTTTACCAATCTGAAAATTGGTTCAAAAGGATTTTGGTAGTGTTACCTGTTCCCAAACTGTCAACTGAGTTGCACGAAAGGTActtgaaaatttcatattttggcTTTAAATTCAGGATATTCTTCATCATCAACGACCAAGGGATCACTGAAAACAAACGTGACAACTCTGACGACATCAATAACGACAACAGCAATGAAAACAGCGACAGCAACGACGAAAACGTCGACGATATTACTGACGTTAACATCAAAAACTACAATACCGCCAATGACATCCACAAACACTCCAACATTATCGACAGCAAATGCAGTCAATACTAATGCATCGTCAATACAAAATTCAACAACGGTAATCTCTACAACTGTTAGCACATCATTTTCTTCTGGAACATTGACATCAAGCCGTTCCACAGTGCATTCATCAGCCCAATCAATAACGAATTATACACCTAGTCAGTCTTTTACCCATCTCCAAATGAATGGAACAACCATCATATCCTCATCAGCCGGAGGTTCAACAACGGCAGTTCAAGCTGGTAAGAATGCTACCAAGATGTGGCtttcaagtacatgtaacatgaaaacaaaactgaaaatgtaACTGATGTAACTACAAAGAAATCACAGAAAAGAGAGAAGCAAAGTAAAATAGGTTCTAaagtaaaatttgttttatttttaaacaaccatatataaatgttgtttgtttacaaactaCATGAGACGATTATCATTATTACCACATTATTATGATTTCAAATTACCTAAAGTAGAAAATGTAACGAAGATGACCCAAACGTCAACGGAGTTACCATCTGAAACGACACCGACATCATTTTTCCAAGAAGAAACATGTAAgttaatgtaaaacgtatacggtaccaattttgatgcaccagatgcgcatttcgacaaataatgtctcttcagtgatgctaaaccgaaatgtttgaaatccgaaataactatgaagttttagagctaaatatagccaaaaacagcgtgccaaaaaaagtggagccaaattaaatgtttaagAGGAAATTGGTTTTGAGCTTCTTCCGTAAACTAAAGAAAAAAGTATTGTCAGCAGCTTACGTATCAGAAGGGATTAGATAAGTAAGGGAAAGGACTAGCTTTCGAAAATATTGCCATGACAATATCATATGCTTCCTAATTTTTGCAGTTTTTCATCACTTATAAAcagttttggaaaaaaatattaaaatgaaaataagatcaTTGCAACTTACGAATAAGACACATCTCTGAAAGATCATTTAGATATTACCTTGTATGTTTTCGTTAATAGCTATTACAACGATAATTGTTCGCTATGTTTTCCCTCAGTGTTACTGGTTTTGGCGATAGCAGTTGTGGAGATGGCAGTGCTTGTCATTGGTGTTTTAGCTGTGCGAAGACAAAGACAAAAGTAGGTCGTCTAATTCTATCAAACACTATTTACTTCATCGATGTCCCCAGTACATACGTTTACTCTCGTAATCTTAATAATTTACACGACTAGGTCTTGTGGTAAAATTtaacatagggctcacggcggatttgaccggtcgacaggggatgcttgcttctcctaggcacctgattccacctttggtatgcccaagggtccgtgtttgcccaactatttcttttgtattccttgttggagttatgagattgttcactgtttgttatgttcgcctttcatttgaaatcaCATGGATTTTATCGGTTCAATGCTGTCATATATTACACATTATCCTATGGTTTGATTATCGTAGTACTTCATATCCAGTACATTATctgtacatatacaatacattaTTCCCTTATGTTCAGTGAGTCACCTGCACTGTTCCTTAACTGGTATTTGAGTGTTCAATAAGTCACAATTACCCTCATTCTCTCAGCTTCTTACCTGTATTAGTTCAGTAAAATACGCTTAGCGTCTAATTAAGCTATGTGTACCTGTAGCTGCCGAGGAATTTAATTAACACATACCCACTAAGTAAGCTATTTCTCCCAGAAAGTTACCTCAAACCGCGCAGGACGTATTATATATCCACCCAGTGAGTTACTTCAGGAAGTTAATCGGCATCTGACCAGTAAGTTACAATAATCGCTAGGTGATTGTCTACAGCCAAACTCAATTAATCTGAATCCCGTGACCCAGTTGATTTACTCCTTTATATCTGTTATTGGTTATATCctttaacaaattatttctaCAGTTTAAAAATCACATCCTTCTCCCGATTCTTGATCTTTGTTCATGAAATAAACTAaagaacaataaaaaaaaaaagacttttaaaaatgtgttttaagtCCCGTTGAGAATGTTTCATTCatctcatattgagacgtcactagtTGTAGGTAAGGTACACAAACaaattctttcatttttttattagTGCAAGATTTCATTTTTAGGAAATGAGATCATAGTTTTTCAATTGTATGTAAaaagtaaatcatatggtaGCCTGTTGTAAACATTAGATTCATATTTGATATCATGTCCCCGCATTGCTTACAATTAATTAAACATCAAGCAGAGATTATTTTTTCTCACTTGTATAATGaaatgcgaagataacgaatagtgatcaatctcataattgctataaacaatagaaaataaagaggtgggcaaacacggacccctggatataccagaggtgggatcaggtgcctaggagaagcaagcatcctctgtcgaccggtcacacccgccataagccctatattttgatcaggtataATCACATGATGCATCTGTCATACAATATGTCAGTATTCTAAGGGATAAGTAAcaatgatttgtttgtttgctttacaTCTTTTCTCATTCATGTCATGTTGAGACGTCACAAGCTGTGAGTGTTACTTTAGacatatgcttagcgcttacatCGGTAATAtatgtcgcgacacgggacctctgtttaaAAGGTAGTGTCCTTTAAAGATcggtgattctcacttttgaaTACCTATGTTTACGTATAAGGTTTAACGCGACCATGGCCTGAacggggctcaaactcacgacctaccggttacgaagcaaacgctctaccactgagctatcgcGACCGGtaacaataatgatttaattGATAGAAATAATCATTTATGACTAGTTAGTCCCTGATAACGGAATTAACATCCAAACATAAGTTTTGAGGATTCTCGATGGTAACAATAAAAGTAGGAACATCCAGTAATAATAGTAGATGTAGATGCATTAAATGTCAATAAAACTGATTGTCCAAGAAAAAGAATTTGTTCTGAACgaatagaaaatacaaaaaatcaatgtatcttttatagACGAGTTACTATAACCAGGAGACCCATCGAAGGAAATAATCGTCCAGTCTCTAGAAAGACAATTTATAGCATGCCGAATGTGTACGACGTCATCCCATTCGATGAAGTAGACGATTCGGACGAGGAAAACCCATATAAAGATCTCCAAGATGGCGTTTATGATACGACATTCAAACGACAATCTCATCTATCCGGAAAACCGAATCGCGATGATTCCAGAGGAAGTTACTTTTCTCATTTTCTTCGAAATTCCAAAATTTTTGGGAGTtggaaattgaaagaaaatcagCCGATGGAAATGAAAACGTTTAGAGACTAACAAAAGCAAAGGAAAAGATTTAATTCATTTGTTGTAGCAGATAGAGCTCGGAAAGCTGAAGAGACAACACAGTAACCTAATCATTAACAATGTAGACAAAACCAGACATAAAAGAAACATACGCAATACGTGTGTCTTACCACGACAAGGCACTCTTACAGATCGAATTTCCTTTGTCTAATTTTAGAGCGTTGAAGTTATTAAATATGGGGTATCCCGTTTTTGCTGACCAAATTACCATGAATAAGCAATCATTCCGTTGTCTGCTGGTCTTCTGACGAATTTCAATGTGACGTTTAGGTTTTAAAACTCATATTTAGCCTAGTCTGTAtgcatgaaaacaaaattacgcCATTTTGGAGCTTACAACACATCTGGACAAGGGAGGATTTCAATTTGTTACATGCGCCCCCTTCGGCAGAATTACTGGTTGTATGTGAACATGACAAGACAAAACCGGAACCAGTATCCTTCAACCTAAATATGATTAGTATACCCTGGTGGTTACTTTTATATGACATTCTAAGTTACCCTCCATTCTTCTCTTTCATTGCCTCTACTGtaattcaaatttcatttacagTGCATTATGAAGATTCGCATCAGGTCCGTGTATTTTGTTTCACTAAAGGATCTGTTGAATTGCTCTTGAATAATAAGCATATTGAATAGCCAGTTAATTACCATGAACATGTACTCTGTAGTATGAATACATTAGTAGTTTTATGTAGACCTGGCTTATCCTTTGCaacatgtattttgtacatattAAAATGTCTTTACTtatgtaatgtaaatatttctcGTTTGTCAGGAGGAAGAGTCAGATTTTCAAAACAACTTTATATCCTTTTTTCAATTTAGTCCTTTTGATAAATAGAAGAAGACCGGACAGGAGAAGGAGAAAGAGAAGAGATGTATGAGACAGAGAGAGAATGAGGTAGATAGAGGGAGATAAGAAAaaggagagagaggggggtgaGATGGAGGGTAAAACAAGAGAGAcagtactagtacatgtatctaacacCTTCCGATGTATCTTTGTGTCGTATCTGCAAcatatatatcaattgtacatgCATCGTAATGTACTAATGTCTTGTTACTTCAGAAATTCCAAAACATTAAATTAGATGAATACACGCAGTCTAGCttgtatattttgataattgtaGTTCCTGTCCACGTCCCTGAAATGTTTCCCTGTAATGATTGCTAGGTCTCCATTATACAGCCTCAGTATTCCATactatacaattattgactttAGGCATCGGACAACCAATAAGCGATTATCAAATGATCGGGAATTCCATAacaattttcacaatattttttgttgttccttcaacaaataaaacatatgtatCATGATACACtataacaatatttcaacatacAAACCGACATATTGTAATAGTAATAAAAGGTATTCATGATGTGTAATGttcttgtatatatttttattttcatgctaagtattccctagatttattttcCTTTACATCTACAAGAGTTATTTTCCCTGATAGCGTGAATTAGTTATCTTTCTATTCTAAAAGAGTTAATGTTGTTTACTTCCTGTTTACTTGTTTTGGGTGTGACCCACACCACCGTTCACTCTGAGCTCCTTAGATGTTCATTCGTTTGCAGGCACACATTGTAAGTACATTGTGATATTTGTGCATATTTATTGTTGTATATGTCATTACAGTGTGTATCATTTGCTATAATTAAGAATTTAGACTGTATCAGTAATTCTCTCATTCACTCTTAAAAGTATGGAAAACCTTTATTGTCAGAAActttatatgtataaaattgTGTTATAAATACAGATTTTGGGCTTATATTGTTACTTTTTGATAGTTCTTCAggttttattattataattaccAATTTGTCATGTTTTCATTgtattcaattatatatatatatatatatatatatatatatatatatatatatagctatcACATATGTTCTGTGAATTAATTAGTAATTAGAGCATGCGTGTTTCTTTGTTACAGTCGTTTGCGCATatgtacagtacccgcaacgttattcttgacattcctatcgtgttctatcgtgcgtgtatcctatcgtatcgtgcgtgtatcctatcgtatcgtgcgtgtatcctatcctatcgtgtatcaggttttccgttttctatcgtgttttgcgtttatcaggtctatcgtgtatcgtattatgcgtgtatcaggttttccgtttatcgtgaaaatcgtttatcgtgtagcttcggaaactatcgggatcgtatattaaatctaatgaaaaagtaagatactttccgaaagctgtattcgttttgttaaagaagctatttttaggaatcgaggaaagacagtatatttgaaggagaacataaagctgttgattttaaagcagaaaaagagctatatctctgtccagagagggtgaaaatttatcgcaatgtcattctgtctggaaagtaggcagtggtttgccgagcaaaccgaggacagtaaaactgaaagctccttcatctggagttcataaacagttccttgtctagaaacaattatttgtaattaacactaacagagaaatagaaagttccgatctgaaaggaaaaatcagtaaattacattgtttattacatatattttaataatggttctttttcttccgattttgttcACCTGTTTTCAACTTAAtatataccaactactgaacttgtgcgcgttcttatctatctgattttgtgtatcacccgtgttttgacagtaaacattctcaggggcattgtatttcacacatttagaagattaagttttaaaagagtgcaagggtatattgcatctcccaaagttctgctcaattgggcacgattcagctgtcatcgttgttggtttttttttatttgtacatgtacatgtacacatatataccaatagtcgtacgtgtagataaTGGAAATGtatgctggttttgatgattatttgaattttttttttacatgctaagcacaaacatttaatttaaagcgtttctaaattgcgacttaaaatcaagccgggtttcgtatatgtttttaatagtttatttattttttgttaacaaaatatcaattcatatgaatatgttccaattacttatgactatcaattatcactcatagtgtagaaatatctaacatatgagcatatggtgtagtgcagtggattgaatttaaagcggtcattatgaaaataattgtagttgttgaaagAGCGGTGAAatcagagcttgatgcaaactaacccccctcctcgctacacacaaaatattacttagttttatttgatatccaagataatagacaacagaataagagagctattgaagcatgatatcactacattatattccattttgttaattccctgtttaattgctaaacACTCGGTATCAAGTGTGAAtaccacgggtcctcggagatgaccttaaaaacagacgccccgtgtcacggtaggtgtggcacgctaaaaaaaccctcactgctcaatggccgtaattgccgagcataagcctaaatttaaaagctcttcaccggtcatggtgacgttaagcaagataaaaatcaatcactccATTTATGATTCATATCTTAAACATTCaaggtgacaatatacgttttagaatcattggctgagaaaattcatataggtatcaaataatgaattcaataccgtatatagtttagcttccggattttagctgtaatgacgttaaagaaaacataaatagaattttaaaaaaataaacgtacaaccgtggataattacattatatgctttaggtatatattaagtattgaaatccttcaatatcattatcaacataatgaaattattttgtacgtatcaaactttcgttctgtctaaattgtttctaaatttacaacatttctatcaggttttccgtttatcgtgaagatcgtttatcgtgttttgcgtttatcaggtctatcgtgaagatcgtttatcaggttttgcgtttatcaggtttaccgtgtatcctatcgtatcgtgcgtgtatcctatcgtatcgtgcgtgtatcctatcctatcgtgcgtgtatcgtgttctatcgtttatcatgtcaagaataacgttgcgggtactgtacatgtacatcgtcTAGAACTAGCACTGTGCACTTCAAAAGCAATAAAGTCTACTGAATTCCACTGACATCTTTGTGAAGTTTTATGCATGTACGGTATCATGATTATACTATATGCGAACGAATGGGCAGAATATAATGAATCAGACCATAATTAGTAATGATTGCTACAATAATTAACGGCACAAAATTTTACTTATCGATTCTTGCTTTTAAAACAAGCACAATCTTATCTAAGCGATAAAATTTCAGACAATGCATTGCTGGTCAAGAGATAAATGCCGAATAAACCCTGAAAAGTTCATATTGAGATGAGCTCATTCTGAGATACACACCAGGCGGCCATTTCACTAACCGATCGTAAGTGTACCATTACGTTTACAACCACTTTGACGTTCATATATACGAGCGTTTCACAAAACCTGTTGTAGGTGTAGCACTTAAGATTGCGATTTATGTCCGAcatatttgaactcttctttCTGTGGGgtaaatttaaaatcaattttaccATGGAGAGAAATATCAGTCATTATATCCTCGTGATCTGGAATATATACTTATCGTCTACAGTGATTTATGGATAAATATTCATGTTGTCTGAATGGAAATAATGCAAATTTTGAGCCTGATCTATAGTGAAATTCCTAGAAtcttaaaaatattaattggataatttttattgacttcCACTAAACTTAGAATTGaaaaaagtacatatatatatatatatatatatatatatatatatatatatatatatatatattcaataaattcttttttcttggtatcgaggtagaataaagtcaaaaaataaaatccagtactcaaacttttatctatagcgctttcgccctgcgggctcgtcagtagatttttaaacaatgtaaacaagttccattatgacgtcatcctcgTGACGTTATGTGGGCAACGTTAAACATAACACAGTCACGATTTTGAcgtcagaacattatacaatgttaatgttaggcacttttaaaaatacagacatatttaaAATAGTTCACTTTGTAAGTTTTAAGCGCCTCTGAATTCCTGTACATTAAAGGAGACATTCTAcgtgaaatgtacatgttaaataacatgaaataaaaatattaacagtttagtatcggcttaaacagttttatgaaatagttttccttggctctgcgtaattgttcattttcctcttttactttgtaaaatggaaaaatatgaaaactgCCTTTCCTATTCTTCAACAATCAGAAACATTAAATGACCTCATTCAGACCACGGATATACTCCACAGCAGACGTCAAccactgaatttgaaaaaaaattctcactaaagCCAAATTTACATCAAATCCCGAAAAACCAGCAGTCTTCAAATGCGAGGATCCACGATGCAGTACTTGCCAATTTATACAAACCGGCCACTCCATAACTTTCAAAAACGGAATGAACTTCAATGAAAATTCAACTATGACGAGTAAAtctaaaaatctactttattgTATGACGTGCCCTACATGTGGAGAAAACTATATAGGTCAAAGAGGAACCAAATTGGCTCACCGTGTTCGtgtacataaacaacagatCAGAGATCCCACAATAAGAAACACACCGTGTAGCGGACATTTTGATTCGTGCGGGGAgggcagtttttatatttttccattttacaaagtaaaagaggaaaatgaacGATTACGCAGAGCCaaggaaaactatttcataaaactgtttaagccgaaactaaactgttaatatttttatttcatgttatttcacatgtacatttcacatAGAATGTCTCCTTTAATGTACAGGAATTCAGAGACGCTTAAAACTTATAAAGTGAACTATTttaaatatgtctgtatttttaaaagtgcctaacattaacattgtataatgttctgacgtcacaatcgtgactgtattatgtttaacgttgcccacataacgtcacgaggatgacgtcataatggaacttgtctacattgtttaaaaatctactgacgagcccgcaaGGCGAAAGCGCTagagataaaagtttgagtactggattttattttttgactttatatatatatatatatatatatatatatatatataccgccTAACCGgtaaatatctacattttacagaattttaaaTGACATTTCTTCTCAAATGAAATAGGCTAAGTTTCCAAATTATATTCAAAGGATAAAACAGGAATAAGAAAATGAACTGATAATGAtcttgaaaaaaacaaacaatctaTAGTAAAAGAAACCTCATACAAGTATAGTAAATTGTATCctatatcataaattatatgCTTTATTAAACCAATCGCGGAACCTAGAGTATAATCAATATGTCTCTTAAATCAcaagaaatttattttccccatgTGTTTTTATAGCATACTTCTCTTTTTACCGTTTAGGCATGtgaacataattatatatatccgGTTTTATGTGCtggtttataatgcaaatcatttatttaaaattattattgatatcgcacttttaaaataacaaaggcTTGAAGCCCCAAGAATCCAATAACGACCCATCCCTCTCCTGTGTATAAATCTTGtatattcaatttttaattgCCTTCATAAAACTCTACAGAAACGCTCCACTATATAGCAGACTTCAGATTAAACCCCTCTCGCATTGCCAAATTATGATCATATCATATTTCCATAGAAATTTGTATTATtcgtcatttaaaaatacatgtattaagatgTTAGTCACTTGCATCGGGATAGTGATAAAAGTTACATCTCACAAAAAGGATGAGATTACGTCTACACTCTATCTTGGCTTAAATCGACACCTGCTTACGGGTACAGGTTAACATAAAGCTCTTAGCCCGTACACTTCCTGTTTCTCACACCTGTTTTTGTGCAGTTTCCTTCTTTTTTAAGAATGTATTCCCAAATCCTTTTTTCACATCATCAGCGTCCATGGTCCCACAAGTGATTAATGCaaagtgtatattgtataaaattGAAGAAGTAAAACACAGTGAATTGAATGTACATTTACGTGTGCCATGATGATCAGGTCTTGGAATATCCATAGGCTCAAATTGCGCTCATTTATTAGCTGACCTTTTTACATATTCTTACGAAGCAGAATTAATTCAAAAGAttgtacatgagaagaaaaaatatcttcttgtggccttcaatttatgtagcaatataccaTTATCCCTTGGATATGAAGTTATAGAGTTAATGTCTCTCGACTTATTCGATACACACGAGCATGTTCGGCGTATGACCATTTaagaggtaggctactgacaaataagttgatgtttcaGGGTTTCCGAAGTCTCGTTCAaaatcagtatttcgcaaattctatggtcgttaactCGAGTTTCTAGCCGTTTTCTGAAACGCAAATTCGGTCCATCTAAATTTTGACGTAATTAGTTAGTTGGACTGACTTATGCCAAAATCTAAGcctgttttgtaaaacgggtcCAATGAAAGATCGTATCAACCAAACAGAAAGTATCAAactttcttatcatttaattattacactgtatatatcTGGCGCCGTCCGTACGTATGGCATCGATTAGTCATTCAAATAAACCTCAGCATTCAAATCATTATGTACCTAAATTTAACAACTCCAGATGCAATACTCTTATAATGTTTATAGCTATCTTATAACCCGGAAATGAAGATTAAGTGAACGGAAAGAACTAATACTTCCCAACGCCATTACAAATTTCATTTCCTTCATTTCCCGCCTAGTGTATCAGATATACAGCGGTCATCCTTTTCTTTCATGActaataaattttcttttttacaaattagaattaaaatcaaataagaaaggtttcaGTACTAATCTGCACATGCGATGCATAACGACATACAAGGAAAGCAGTTAATTAGGGAATCAATATCTGGATTGGTAGGTACATGCTATGATTAACTACAATGGAAAATGTAATAATTTACATGATGGCAAAGAGACTGAAATATCCAAGGCATTCATTTGCATGAAAGTGAGAAATTTACATCTAGTTGTGTATGTAAGGATATTAACATGTCAGAGCTCCAAAGAGCTGGGAGACTTGAAGAGAGTAAAGAActgaatttgtaatatttttgcctttttatCAAAATCAATGAACCGCATTCATCACGACGTGACAAGAAACAtatcataggagttatgagattgatcactgttcgatacaTTTACCTTTTTCATTCTGTATTACAATGAATTCATTATGCAAACATACTCAGCGGAGGCTGTAGTAACTGACAATAATATCTTCACGATTTCAGGGTCTTCAGCTACAGATTCCGCTGAATTTGTTTCCCTAATGAATTCATTGTAattcttattgattttgatgtatcaaaatgtattacattataCCTTCCTCTTTAT contains:
- the LOC125647224 gene encoding mucin-5AC-like, coding for MTWMTIIMLMVNSFGIYYSEGADSKHYISKNITLHQSQEASIKSPGYSKKHYEKDTVYIWTVTAPGTTEEITIHILDLDLPYTPGFPCGDYLKIQDRDEDNFAIFKQCGKLRQKTVVTTGNKLKITLFSNYDDITGKGFNLNLRVTKTKQTTTQTTTKCIPTTTPVPMTSPSSVKTTTKRLVTKTKRTTAPPTPKDIPTTTPVLVMSSTSVQTTSNHLGYSSSSTTKGSLKTNVTTLTTSITTTAMKTATATTKTSTILLTLTSKTTIPPMTSTNTPTLSTANAVNTNASSIQNSTTVISTTVSTSFSSGTLTSSRSTVHSSAQSITNYTPSQSFTHLQMNGTTIISSSAGGSTTAVQAENVTKMTQTSTELPSETTPTSFFQEETLLLVLAIAVVEMAVLVIGVLAVRRQRQKRVTITRRPIEGNNRPVSRKTIYSMPNVYDVIPFDEVDDSDEENPYKDLQDGVYDTTFKRQSHLSGKPNRDDSRGSYFSHFLRNSKIFGSWKLKENQPMEMKTFRD